One window from the genome of Elaeis guineensis isolate ETL-2024a chromosome 5, EG11, whole genome shotgun sequence encodes:
- the LOC105045171 gene encoding RING-H2 finger protein ATL5-like, translating to MIQNLYNQTSFSSPSNDHDVGGREIIGIICALYVFLCCCFCGQRHCDEDQQDRQVESSTNPTPTTTGDNRLDSAVPSSLPVFVYSTADHEGKMECSLCLTEFKDGEVGRFLPRCCHGFHRDCIDVWLNAHSTCPLCRSGVEFGTPETAV from the coding sequence ATGATACAGAATTTATACAACCAGACGAGCTTCAGTAGCCCTTCCAACGACCATGACGTTGGAGGTAGAGAAATAATAGGCATTATCTGTGCCTTGTACGTATTTCTGTGCTGCTGCTTCTGCGGCCAACGCCATTGCGATGAGGACCAGCAAGATCGACAAGTAGAGTCTAGCACCAACCCCACCCCCACCACCACCggtgataataggcttgattcgGCGGTCCCTTCATCGCTGCCGGTGTTCGTCTACTCCACAGCTGATCATGAAGGAAAGATGGAGTGCTCGCTGTGCCTGACGGAGTTCAAGGACGGCGAGGTGGGTCGTTTCCTCCCGAGATGTTGCCATGGTTTCCACAGAGATTGTATCGATGTGTGGCTCAACGCTCACTCAACCTGCCCGCTCTGTCGAAGCGGTGTTGAATTTGGAACGCCCGAGACGGCTGTTTAA